The Streptomyces sp. NBC_01275 genome has a segment encoding these proteins:
- a CDS encoding site-specific DNA-methyltransferase, producing MPFSLHQGDALAVLSGLPDGCVDSVITDPPYNSGGRTAKERTTRSAKQKYTSADAKNDLADFTGENMDQRSYSFWLTQIMTEAHRLTKTGGTALLFTDWRQLPTTTDAIQAAGWLWRGVLAWHKPQARPQKGRFTQNCEFIVWASKGPIDGSRNPVYLPGMYSASQPSGAKRQHITQKPVEVMRELVKISPEGGTVLDFCAGSGSTGVAALLEGRDFIGVEKTEHYASIAADRLTETIRATLTQDDVVLTA from the coding sequence TTGCCTTTTTCCCTTCACCAGGGCGACGCTCTGGCCGTTCTCTCCGGCCTTCCGGACGGCTGCGTCGACTCCGTCATCACCGACCCGCCGTACAACAGCGGAGGCCGGACCGCGAAGGAGCGCACCACGCGCTCCGCGAAGCAGAAGTACACCTCCGCCGACGCCAAGAACGACCTCGCCGACTTCACTGGCGAGAACATGGACCAGAGGTCCTACTCGTTCTGGCTGACGCAGATCATGACCGAAGCCCACCGCCTTACCAAGACCGGCGGGACGGCCCTGCTGTTCACCGACTGGCGCCAGCTCCCGACGACGACGGACGCGATCCAGGCGGCCGGATGGCTGTGGCGCGGTGTCCTGGCCTGGCACAAGCCGCAGGCCAGGCCCCAGAAGGGCCGGTTCACCCAGAACTGCGAGTTCATCGTCTGGGCCAGCAAGGGGCCGATCGATGGCTCCCGCAACCCCGTCTATCTGCCTGGCATGTACTCGGCTTCGCAGCCCTCTGGCGCGAAGCGCCAGCACATCACGCAGAAGCCGGTCGAGGTGATGCGCGAGCTGGTCAAGATCAGCCCCGAGGGCGGCACGGTCCTCGACTTCTGCGCCGGCTCCGGCTCCACGGGCGTGGCCGCCCTGCTGGAAGGCCGGGACTTCATCGGCGTGGAGAAGACCGAGCACTACGCGTCGATTGCGGCCGACCGGCTCACCGAGACGATCCGCGCAACCCTCACGCAGGACGACGTGGTTCTCACCGCCTGA